From one Cherax quadricarinatus isolate ZL_2023a chromosome 49, ASM3850222v1, whole genome shotgun sequence genomic stretch:
- the LOC128696962 gene encoding uncharacterized protein isoform X1, translated as MMEEFVDKVLHSGNDDTKFTCWRPFSLDSLPVVEGFSSYEEFHDIVRTVHMDDYREIRRIGKMKPYCLTKHTHTHLLKKLPDLCGLWYGISVPDDGQNNWYGNVSFTVNFRSFLQKIKNYNIYFMEVVDYSASNATRLLITNKMLPLPSYDPHSCGGPWYSQDGRDWFLTDCRRYDRKYNKYGHKVEFFLELSDHQRASLLDMSSVDPVNHSDANNNQTKHKCRKFRSGQKFNTGECPFPYSVEETREILISYDY; from the coding sequence ATGATGGAAGAATTTGTAGATAAAGTTCTCCATAGTGGTAATGATGATACAAAGTTTACATGCTGGAGACCATTCTCACTCGACTCACTCCCAGTTGTTGAAGGGTTTAGTTCATATGAAGAGTTTCACGATATAGTAAGAACTGTGCACATGGATGACTATCGAGAGATACGGAGAATCGGCAAAATGAAACCATATTGCTTGacaaaacacactcacacacacctgctaaAGAAACTACCAGATCTGTGTGGGCTCTGGTATGGCATCAGCGTCCCCGATGATGGTCAGAATAACTGGTACGGAAATGTCAGCTTTACTGTAAACTTCAGGAGTTTCCTtcagaaaattaaaaattataataTCTATTTCATGGAAGTTGTTGATTATAGTGCGAGCAATGCAACGAGACTTTTGATAACAAATAAAATGCTCCCGCTTCCCAGCTACGACCCGCACAGCTGTGGAGGTCCATGGTACTCCCAAGATGGCAGAGACTGGTTTCTTACTGACTGTCGCAGGTACGATCGTAAATATAATAAATATGGTCACAAAGTTGAATTTTTTCTCGAACTTTCTGATCACCAACGTGCTTCTTTGCTGGACATGTCATCAGTAGATCCCGTCAACCATTCTGACGCTAATAATAATCAGACCAAGCATAAATGCAGGAAATTCAGATCGGGTCAAAAGTTTAATACCGGTGAGTGCCCTTTTCCATATTCCGTAGAGGAAACTCGAGAGATATTAATAAGCTATGATTACTAA
- the sel gene encoding protein seele, translating into MSSLVFQLLMVLMIAVCSVVSSKPPKSQVVKCAVCRSLVNELHAAISDVDPRKKIDVGSYRIDADGKQKLSSVKYAGSEMHMLEVMETVCGSMKDYAQARHKETGKLEAMKLIVNGAMNPRFGEYEMVQDPDLNKGLQFHCESIVEDFEDEVVVYFKENAELDLEESQEKFCTKLTNICDGVRDEL; encoded by the exons ATGTCTTCCTTGGTCTTCCAACTCTTAATGGTGCTAATGattgcagtgtgtagtgttgtgtcttcCAAACCTCCCAAGTCACAG GTTGTGAAGTGTGCCGTGTGTCGAAGTTTAGTTAATGAACTACATGCGGCCATCAGTGAT GTCGATCCAAGGAAAAAAATTGATGTTGGCTCCTATCGTATTGATGCAGATGGGAAACAGAAATTGTCGTCCGTGAAATACGCTGGTTCTGAG ATGCATATGCTGGAAGTTATGGAGACTGTGTGTGGGAGTATGAAGGATTATGCTCAAGCTCGCCATAAAGAGACAGGGAAGCTGGAAGCAATGAAGCTCATTGTTAATGGAGCTATGAATCCACGCTTTGGTGAATACGAGATGGTTCAGGACCCGGATCTCAATAAAGGACTGCAGTTTCACTGTGAATCTATTGTGGAAGATTTTGAGGATGAAGTTGTTGTATATTTTAAAGAAAATGCTGAATTAGATTTAGAAGAGTCCCAGGAAAAATTTTGtactaaattaactaatatttgtGATGGTGTAAGAGATGAATTGTAG